A stretch of Ipomoea triloba cultivar NCNSP0323 chromosome 13, ASM357664v1 DNA encodes these proteins:
- the LOC116003053 gene encoding uncharacterized protein LOC116003053 has translation MSDLVYGGMKMEDNSVVVAVQEMHHSSQTEVNQKEERDEATVIQQQSRKPSLPSLQIPARLSTETALDVAGPNTTRDELPPRPSSDKLMSSVKSPREICGATDIIPEGEKRILIIPNTPLSDKPSSSMSSKKSIHSLPDTEDKGVSQKPMEANRLDDHSELPIFEGQQHIKRSFSVPANVKSRSLRRTDSIRSLIRVISSSAKLNTDSEAPPAKLQETENGGTDDTGEDIPEEEAICRICFDELGEGGETFKMECSCKGALALAHKNCILKWFSIKGNKTCDVCKVEVRNLPVTLLRIQSTPTNVRRPADGSPQQQDVYSYRVWKDVPILFLISMLAYFCFLEQLLVSDMGAARALVLSLPLASGLALLSSMIASTMVSKSYIWAYASFQFAMVLLFAHIFYTVLNVSAILSILLSSFTGFGIAFSTNSVVVEYLRWRSNRRMQPSTHNTSSIALYS, from the exons ATGAGTGATTTGGTGTATGGGGGAATGAAAATGGAGGACAATTCTGTGGTTGTTGCTGTTCAAGAAATGCATCATTCATCTCAAACTGAAGTTAATCAG AAAGAAGAGAGAGATGAAGCTACTGTAATCCAGCAGCAGTCAAGAAAGCCCAGTCTACCCTCGCTACAGATACCTGCAAGGTTGTCTACTGAAACTGCATTGGATGTTGCAGGTCCTAACACTACCCGAGATGAGTTACCTCCAAGACCAAGCTCAGACAAGCTAATGTCATCAGTGAAGAGCCCTCGGGAGATTTGTGGGGCAACAGATATAATCCCGGAGGGTGAAAAGAGAATTCTAATCATCCCAAACACCCCGCTTTCTGATAAGCCTTCATCTTCAATGTCATCAAAGAAATCAATTCATTCTTTGCCAGATACCGAGGATAAAGGTGTCAGCCAGAAGCCCATGGAGGCGAACCGTTTGGATGATCATTCTGAATTACCT ATATTTGAAGGCCAACAACATATAAAACGCTCATTCTCAGTCCCTGCAAATGTTAAAAGTAGAAGCTTAAGGAGGACAGATTCTATTCGAAGCTTGATCCGCGTAATATCCTCGTCTGCTAAGTTGAACACTGATAGTGAGGCACCACCAGCTAAACTACAAGAAACAGAAAATG GAGGCACTGATGATACCGGAGAAGATATTCCAGAGGAAGAAGCAATTTGCAGAATTTGTTTCGATGAACTCGGGGAAGGAGGTGAAACATTTAAAATGGAGTGCAGCTGCAAAGGAGCTCTTGCACTTGCTCACAAAAATTGTATATTGAAGTGGTTCAGTATTAAGGGTAACAAGACTTGTGATGTTTGCAAGGTGGAAGTTCGAAATCTCCCCGTCACATTGCTGAGGATACAGAGTACACCAACTAATGTAAGACGGCCAGCAGATGGATCACCGCAACAGCAGGATGTCTATAGCTACAG GGTCTGGAAGGATGTACCTATTCTTTTTTTGATCAGCATGCTAGCATACTTTTGCTTTTTGGAGCAACTTCTG GTATCTGACATGGGAGCAGCTCGCGCTCTTGTCTTATCTTTACCCTTAGCTTCTGGTTTAGCTCTTCTTTCATCTATGATAGCTTCTACAATGG TGAGCAAGAGTTACATATGGGCTTATGCTTCATTCCAGTTTGCTATGGTTTTACTATTTGCTCACATATTCTATACAGTG CTTAACGTTAGTGCAATTCTATCGATTCTGCTATCCTCCTTCACCGGGTTCGGAATTGCATTCAGTACAAATTCAGTTGTGGTTGAGTATTTGAGGTGGCGATCCAATAGACGCATGCAACCTTCCACTCACAACACCTCCTCTATTGCTTTATACTCATGA
- the LOC116001541 gene encoding ribosomal RNA small subunit methyltransferase-like, producing MAGGKIRKEKSHRGSAGAHYQGGIQFHKSKGQHILKNPMLVDTIVEKSGIKPTDVILEIGPGTGNLTKKLLEAGKSVIAVELDPRMVLELQRRFQGTPPSKLKIIQGDVLKCDLPYFDICVANIPYQISSPLTFKLLSHRPLFRAAVIMFQREFAMRLVAQPGDTLYCRLSVNTQLLARVSHLLKVGRNNFRPPPKVDSSVVRIEPMKPFQNLNFKEWDGLVRICFNRKNKTLGAIFRQKTVLSLLEKNYKTLQALQIPENGSLEDTDMSLAVSALGDTLGDMSMDTDDGDDDNEMDMDDGDAKGSDFKEKVVSVLKQGKFEDKRSSKLTQVDFMHLLSLFNKAGIHFS from the exons ATGGCAGGAGGGAAGATACGCAAAGAAAAAAGTCACCGTGGCTCCGCTGGAGCTCACTACCAGGGCGGAATACAATTTCACAAGTCCAAAGGTCAGCACATACTGAAAAATCCTATGTTAGTTGACACAATCGTCGAGAAATCTGGCATCAAACCAACCGATGTCATCCTCGAAATCGGTCCGGGTACTGGTAACTTGACTAAGAAGCTTCTAGAAGCCGGAAAGTCCGTCATAGCTGTCGAGCTTGACCCTCGTATGGTTCTGGAGTTGCAACGGAGATTTCAAGGAACTCCACCTAGTAAGCTAAAG ATTATACAAGGGGATGTTCTGAAGTGTGATCTTCCATACTTTGACATCTGTGTGGCAAATATCCCATACCAAATCTCGTCTCCTCTTACTTTCAAATTACTATCTCATAGGCCACTATTCAGGGCTGCAGTTATTATGTTTCAAAGGGAATTTGCCATGAGGCTTGTTGCTCAGCCCGGCGATACTCTTTATTGCCGCCTTTCTGTCAACACTCAACTGTTAGCCCGAGTCTCCCATCTTCTGAAGGTAGGAAGGAACAATTTCAGACCTCCACCTAAGGTTGATTCTTCAGTAGTCAGAATTGAGCCAATGAAGCCGTTTCAAAATCTGAACTTCAAGGAGTGGGATGGTTTAGTTCGAATATGCTTCAATAGGAAGAATAAAACTCTAGGTGCAATTTTTAGACAAAAGACGGTGCTTTCATTGCTAGAAAAGAACTACAAAACTCTGCAAGCATTGCAGATACCTGAGAATGGATCCTTAGAGGACACAGATATGTCTTTGGCTGTATCAGCCTTAGGAGATACGCTTGGAGACATGAGTATGGACACGGACGATGGGGATGATGACAATGAGATGGATATGGATGATGGTGATGCTAAAGGATCAGATTTCAAAGAAAAAGTTGTGTCAGTGTTGAAGCAAGGGAAATTTGAAGATAAGAGGTCTTCCAAACTCACGCAAGTAGATTTCATGCACCTACTTTCTTTGTTCAACAAGGCTGGAATTCACTTTTCTTAG
- the LOC116000825 gene encoding reticulon-like protein B8, protein MPEGKASVRNMVSSIADGASKQKSVSSPEEENSVKHNKLFGREKPVHNILGGGKSADVMLWRNKTISGSVLGSATIIWLLFEWLNYHLLTLICFAIVMLMLGQFLWVNAIEKFSSTPIKLPRIVIPDHVFVNIAKSIGGEINRGLGFLQDISCSGNMKQCLLVVASLWATAVIGSWCNFITVAYIGFVAAHTLPVLYERYDETIDSVMDMIFDKLRHNFRTLDAGDLSKIASNITEKKAE, encoded by the exons ATGCCTGAGGGAAAAGCATCCGTGCGCAACATGGTGAGTTCAATTGCCGATGGCGCATCAAAGCAAAAATCGGTATCCTCCCCTGAAGAGGAAAATTCAGTTAAACACAATAAACTGTTTGGGCGTGAGAAACCAGTACATAATATTCTCGGAGGAGGCAAAT CTGCTGATGTAATGCTGTGGAGAAACAAGACAATCTCGGGCAGTGTTTTGGGTAGTGCTACCATCATATGGCTTCTGTTTGAGTGGCTCAACTACCATTTACTTACTCTCATTTGCTTTGCGATTGTTATGCTGATGCTCGGGCAATTTCTCTGGGTAAATGCTATCGAAAAGTTCAGCAG CACCCCAATTAAACTCCCCCGTATCGTCATACCTGACCATGTATTCGTCAACATTGCCAAGTCAATAGGCGGTGAGATAAATCGCGGTTTGGGCTTCCTTCAAGACATTTCCTGTAGTGGGAATATGAAGCAGTGCCTACTT GTTGTAGCAAGCTTGTGGGCTACTGCTGTGATCGGAAGCTGGTGCAACTTTATCACAGTTGCATACATTG GTTTTGTTGCTGCCCACACGCTCCCGGTGCTTTATGAAAGGTACGATGAAACAATCGACAGCGTTATGGACATGATATTTGATAAGCTGCGGCACAATTTCCGAACGCTAGATGCCGGAGACCTCAGCAAAATTGCGAGTAACATCACAGAAAAGAAGGCTGAATAG
- the LOC116002485 gene encoding DEAD-box ATP-dependent RNA helicase 53, mitochondrial-like has protein sequence MGSLFLRKSSSSPAPKRFALAALSHLFHSSSSVTEILISGNIPQFHELTPIPKPSTIGKSSSGALSLRQIVRGFHVSRPLAAGYAVADLPDDDEGLEIAKLGISQEIVSALARKGITKLFPIQRAVLEPAMKGSDMIGRARTGTGKTLAFGIPIMDKIIRYNEKHGRGRNPLALILAPTRELAKQVDKEFYESAPNLDTLCVYGGVPIGRQMGQLERGVDVVVGTPGRIIDLIRRGALNLAEIQFVVLDEADQMLNVGFAEDVETILENVPKKRQTMMFSATMPNWIMKLTQKFLRTPVHIDLVGDSDQKLADGISLYSIACDMRSKPAILGPLITEHAKGGKCIVFTQTKRDADRLAYAMQRSHRCEALHGDISQNQRERTLSGFRQGHFNILVATDVAARGLDVPNVDLVVHYELPNSSEIFVHRSGRTGRAGKKGSAILIYSAQQLRDVRGIEREVGCRFVELPRIEVDAGTTDMIGDMGVDGSHFGSNRGMGGGRFGGGYGGSGSGRSSGGFGGGRSGGGFGGGRSSGGFGGGRSSGGFDGGRSGRFDDFGSSLSGGFGGQSSSRRSGGFGNYDGSDRGGSFGRTQSSNRSGGFGEFGSGRPSGFGFFGDDNKSRNS, from the exons ATGGGTAGCCTCTTCCTGAGGAAATCTTCGTCGTCGCCGGCCCCGAAAAGGTTCGCCCTCGCCGCCCTATCCCATCTATTCCATTCATCGTCGTCCGTGACCGAGATCCTCATTTCTGGGAATATACCCCAATTTCATGAGCTAACTCCAATCCCAAAGCCGTCAACTATCGGGAAATCTTCGTCGGGAGCGTTATCGCTTCGTCAGATAGTAAGGGGTTTCCACGTCTCTCGGCCGTTGGCGGCGGGGTATGCTGTTGCGGATTTGCCTGACGATGACGAAGGCCTCGAAATCGCGAAGCTCGGTATCTCTCAGGAGATCGTATCTGCCTTAGCTCGGAAGGGAATCACCAAACTCTTCCCCATTCAG agAGCAGTTCTGGAACCAGCAATGAAAGGCTCTGACATGATAGGTCGAGCTAGGACAGGAACAGGGAAGACTTTAGCTTTTGGAATTCCTATCATGGATAAGATTATTCGTTACAATGAGAAACATGG GAGGGGAAGAAACCCTTTAGCACTGATCTTGGCTCCTACTAGAGAGCTTGCCAAACAAGTGGACAAAGAATTCTATGAGTCTGCCCCTAATTTGGATACATTGTGTGTTTATGGTGGTGTTCCCATTGGAAGACAAATGGGTCAGCTGGAGAGGGGGGTTGACGTGGTTGTTGGGACACCTGGTCGGATTATTGATCTGATCAGAAGGGGTGCCTTGAATTTAGCAGAAATTCAGTTTGTTGTTCTAGATGAAGCTGATCAAATGCTTAATGTTGGTTTTGCTGAGGATGTTGAAACAATTCTAGAAAATGTGCCAAAGAAGCGACAGACAATGATGTTTTCAGCTACAATGCCAAATTGGATTATGAAACTTACCCAAAAGTTCTTAAGAACTCCAGTTCACATCGATCTT GTTGGAGATTCAGATCAGAAATTAGCTGATGGAATTTCCCTGTATTCAATTGCTTGTGATATGCGCTCGAAACCCGCAATTCTTGGCCCTCTAATAACA GAGCATGCTAAAGGAGGGAAATgcattgttttcactcaaacaAAACGTGATGCTGATAGGTTAGCATATGCCATGCAAAGAAGCCACAGATGCGAAGCATTGCATGGAGATATCTCACAGAACCAGAGGGAGAGAACACTATCAGGTTTCAGACAAGGTCACTTCAATATATTGGTGGCCACTGATGTTGCTGCTCGTGGTCTTGATGTACCTAATGTTGATCTG GTGGTGCATTATGAACTTCCAAACTCCTCAGAGATCTTTGTTCATCGATCTGGTCGAACAGGACGTGCTGGTAAGAAAGGTTCTGCGATTCTCATCTATTCAGCACAACAATTGAGAGATGTGAGAGGCATTGAACGTGAAGTAGGATGCAGATTTGTTGAG CTTCCAAGAATAGAAGTAGATGCTGGAACAACAGACATGATCGGCGATATGGGTGTTGATGGTAGTCATTTTGGCTCTAATAGGGGCATGGGAGGTGGGCGTTTTGGTGGTGGATATGGTGGATCTGGTTCAGGCCGATCAAGTGGTGGTTTTGGTGGGGGCCGATCAGGTGGCGGCTTTGGTGGAGGCCGATCAAGTGGCGGCTTTGGTGGAGGCCGATCAAGTGGCGGCTTTGATGGAGGCCGATCAGGAAGATTTGATGATTTTGGAAGCAGCCTGTCTGGTGGTTTTGGAGGCCAGAGTAGTTCAAGGCGTTCAGGTGGGTTTGGGAACTATGATGGATCTGATCGTGGTGGTAGTTTTGGAAGGACTCAGAGTTCAAATCGCTCAGGTGGTTTCGGAGAATTTGGTTCAGGTCGCCCCAGTGGATTTGGTTTTTTTGGAGATGACAACAAGAGCAGAAATTCTTGA